The DNA sequence CCAGCTTGCCTGGCACCACGTCCACAACGAGGCCTTCCGGCGGCTGGAGGGCATTCCCGCCACGGTCCGGGTGGACAACGAGCGGACGGCGGTGAGCCGGGGGGCGGGGGCCTGGGGTGTGATCAATCCGCGCTACCGGTGCTTTGCCAAGACGCTGCGCTTCCACATCGACGCCTGTCCGCCGCGCAGTCCCGGCCACAAGGGCAAGATCGAGCGAGGGAATCGGGATGATCGCCGCTGGCGGGAGATCCGACAGCGCCACTGGGACGGCCTCGCCGAGCTCCAGGCCTGGACGGATGCGCAGGGGCTCCGGGAGGATGCCCGCCGGCGCTGCCCGGCGACGGGGACCTCGGTGCTCGAGGCTTGGGAAGCCGAGAAGCGCTTCCTGGCGCCCTTGCCGCCCCTGCCCGAGCCCTTCGATGTCGCCGTCACTCGGCCGGTCAGCCTCGACGGTCTGGTCGCCTTCGAGGGCCGGCAGTACACGGTGCCCTTCGCCTGGGTCGGCCTGCGGGTCGAGGTGCGCGGCTGCGCCCAGGTGGTGCAGGTCCTTGCCGAGGGGCAGGTCGTGGCCGAGCATCCCCGCCACGGCCGCGCGCTTCTCGTGCTCGATCCCGCCTGCTACGAGGGACCGTCGACGGCGCGCGTCGTGGCGCCGCCGCCCCTGGGGCGGATGGGGCGTCGCCTCCAGGAGATCGCCGCGATGCCGCCGTCCCAGCGGCCGCTGGATCTCTATGCCGCGCTCGCGGAGGTGGCCCGATGAGCACCAAGGCCGCGGCGGCGGCGCCCAAGGTCGATCTGGATGTCACCCGGCAGCGCCTCCTGCGGGTCGGCCTGCACCATGCGGCCGAGCTGCTGGACGGACAGATCAGCGAGGCCG is a window from the bacterium genome containing:
- a CDS encoding transposase family protein, producing QLAWHHVHNEAFRRLEGIPATVRVDNERTAVSRGAGAWGVINPRYRCFAKTLRFHIDACPPRSPGHKGKIERGNRDDRRWREIRQRHWDGLAELQAWTDAQGLREDARRRCPATGTSVLEAWEAEKRFLAPLPPLPEPFDVAVTRPVSLDGLVAFEGRQYTVPFAWVGLRVEVRGCAQVVQVLAEGQVVAEHPRHGRALLVLDPACYEGPSTARVVAPPPLGRMGRRLQEIAAMPPSQRPLDLYAALAEVAR